One part of the Acidobacteriota bacterium genome encodes these proteins:
- the ispE gene encoding 4-(cytidine 5'-diphospho)-2-C-methyl-D-erythritol kinase, with protein sequence MARGSARVREEGVRFVSEGRRLRLAAPAKINLVLDLLGSREDGYTEIATVYQTVELADEVTVSVAEGPDRTVIEAEGLDLPPERNLAWRAAEVYRRAAGWSGGIRIALRKRIPEGAGLGGGSSDAAAVLVALEELAGRRLGKEALRRLASRLGADVPFLLEGGLAIGRGRGDELEPLPDWPRPLPVVLARLGPPLSTAEVYARARLTPRRDPPKIQRFLDQLRAAPRRLPPVGNMLFGPAAELRPAIRRLVQRLAEAGGRAAMTGSGSAVFGLFAAEEEAAAAARALAAAEPEAWVCLTRTLPRGGRARAGGA encoded by the coding sequence GTGGCCCGCGGTTCCGCCCGGGTTCGCGAGGAAGGAGTACGGTTCGTGAGCGAGGGGAGGCGGCTCCGGCTCGCGGCTCCCGCGAAGATCAACCTCGTTCTGGACCTGCTCGGCAGCCGGGAGGACGGCTACACCGAGATCGCCACGGTCTATCAGACGGTCGAGCTGGCCGACGAGGTCACGGTCTCCGTGGCGGAAGGCCCGGACCGCACGGTGATCGAAGCGGAGGGGCTCGATCTCCCGCCCGAGCGGAATCTGGCCTGGCGGGCGGCCGAGGTCTACCGGCGGGCCGCGGGATGGAGCGGCGGGATCCGGATCGCCCTCCGGAAGCGGATCCCGGAGGGAGCGGGCCTCGGAGGCGGCTCGTCGGACGCCGCGGCGGTGCTGGTCGCGCTGGAGGAGCTCGCCGGCCGGCGCCTCGGGAAGGAAGCGCTCCGCCGCCTCGCCTCGCGACTCGGTGCCGACGTTCCGTTCCTGCTCGAAGGGGGGCTCGCGATCGGCCGGGGAAGGGGAGACGAGCTCGAGCCGCTTCCCGACTGGCCGCGGCCCCTGCCCGTCGTGCTCGCCCGGCTCGGTCCGCCCCTGTCCACAGCGGAGGTGTACGCCCGCGCGCGATTGACTCCCCGGAGGGATCCGCCTAAGATCCAGCGGTTCTTGGACCAGCTGCGCGCGGCTCCGCGCCGCCTCCCGCCCGTGGGGAACATGCTCTTCGGGCCCGCGGCGGAACTGCGACCGGCCATCCGGCGGCTCGTGCAGCGGCTGGCCGAGGCGGGTGGACGCGCAGCGATGACGGGGAGCGGATCGGCGGTCTTCGGCCTGTTCGCTGCAGAGGAGGAGGCGGCGGCCGCGGCCCGCGCGTTGGCGGCGGCTGAGCCGGAGGCGTGGGTCTGCCTCACGCGGACGCTTCCGCGCGGCGGCCGGGCGCGGGCCGGCGGGGCGTGA
- a CDS encoding PDZ domain-containing protein, translating into MQLPRPRRLAYAAALVLLLTVGLAAGLHNRATYRYLGVFQEVWRLARANYVEPVDEERLLEGAYKGMLGSLDAASAYLEKGDRALLERPPGPARCGLRVLPSGGIPVVVRVVPGGPADKAGLEAGDQIWRIDGRSTRLMPLPLVERLLSGRPGESRELVILDGSQFKRRTVTVTLEPPTGPGFTASEKAGPVLHLRIEDPDRVDAAALSEALTRYRTAHPGAPILVDVRGVVGLEASSLTRLAGVLLPGGRLLDLVPKEGDPRPIAAPEQGPVRLDPLFVLMDGTTAGVGEALAALLAERSGARLCGRTTYGLGGVPELIELRNHRWILLATREMTTPGGRRWAGEGLEPEKILTPEAGVEEIGGESDRLLGAALEWIRSGAAGDGERALAPAA; encoded by the coding sequence ATGCAGCTTCCACGTCCCCGTCGCCTCGCCTACGCGGCCGCCTTGGTCCTTCTCTTGACGGTGGGGCTGGCGGCCGGTCTCCACAACCGCGCCACCTACCGCTACCTCGGCGTCTTCCAGGAGGTGTGGAGGCTGGCCCGGGCCAACTACGTCGAACCGGTGGACGAGGAGAGACTGCTCGAGGGCGCCTACAAGGGGATGCTGGGTTCGCTCGACGCGGCCAGCGCCTACCTGGAGAAGGGGGACCGGGCCCTTCTCGAGCGGCCCCCGGGTCCGGCCCGCTGCGGATTGCGCGTGCTGCCGTCGGGAGGGATCCCGGTCGTCGTCCGCGTCGTTCCGGGAGGGCCGGCGGACAAGGCCGGTCTCGAGGCCGGCGACCAGATCTGGAGGATCGACGGGCGCTCGACGCGGCTGATGCCGCTGCCGCTGGTCGAGAGGCTGCTGTCCGGTCGACCCGGCGAGAGCCGGGAGCTGGTCATCCTCGACGGCTCGCAGTTCAAGCGCCGAACCGTCACCGTCACGCTCGAGCCGCCGACCGGACCGGGCTTCACCGCGTCGGAAAAGGCGGGCCCGGTGCTGCATCTGCGGATCGAGGACCCGGACCGCGTGGATGCGGCCGCGCTGTCCGAGGCTCTCACCCGCTACCGGACCGCGCACCCCGGCGCGCCGATCCTCGTCGATGTCCGGGGGGTGGTGGGGCTCGAAGCCTCCTCGTTGACGCGGCTCGCGGGGGTGCTCTTGCCCGGCGGTCGGTTGCTCGATCTCGTTCCTAAGGAGGGGGACCCCCGGCCGATCGCCGCCCCGGAGCAGGGCCCCGTCCGGCTCGATCCCCTCTTCGTCCTGATGGACGGGACGACGGCGGGCGTCGGAGAAGCGCTCGCGGCCCTTCTCGCCGAGCGGTCGGGAGCCCGCCTCTGCGGCCGAACGACGTACGGACTCGGCGGGGTTCCGGAGCTGATCGAGCTGCGGAACCACCGGTGGATCCTCCTGGCGACGCGGGAGATGACGACGCCGGGCGGCCGTCGCTGGGCGGGGGAGGGGCTCGAGCCGGAGAAGATCCTCACCCCCGAGGCCGGGGTCGAGGAGATCGGCGGGGAGAGCGATCGCCTCCTGGGCGCCGCCCTGGAGTGGATCCGTTCCGGAGCCGCCGGCGACGGCGAGCGGGCGCTCGCGCCCGCCGCCTGA
- a CDS encoding universal stress protein encodes MPRWRTILVPVDFSEHSRHGLETARDIARETGGRLVLVHVVPDLLPTFVPDIAGFSDGELLHAAVERARRELEGFAPPGGLDAPGGVERRVEAGTVHAEIVRVAGEVGADLIVIATHGRTGARHLLLGSVAERVVRTAPCPVLVVKPGAPPAEGG; translated from the coding sequence ATGCCTCGCTGGCGGACGATCCTCGTTCCGGTCGATTTCTCGGAGCACTCGCGCCACGGGCTCGAGACCGCCCGAGACATCGCCCGGGAAACGGGCGGGCGGCTCGTGCTCGTCCACGTCGTGCCGGACCTTTTGCCCACGTTCGTTCCCGACATCGCCGGTTTCTCCGACGGGGAGCTGCTCCACGCGGCCGTCGAACGGGCCCGGCGGGAGCTCGAGGGTTTCGCGCCCCCGGGCGGACTCGACGCGCCCGGCGGGGTGGAGCGGCGGGTCGAGGCGGGGACCGTGCATGCCGAGATCGTCCGGGTGGCCGGGGAGGTCGGTGCCGACCTGATCGTCATCGCCACCCACGGCCGCACCGGGGCGCGCCACCTGCTGCTCGGCTCGGTGGCCGAGCGGGTCGTGAGGACCGCCCCTTGCCCGGTGCTCGTCGTCAAGCCCGGCGCGCCGCCGGCGGAGGGCGGGTGA
- a CDS encoding decaprenyl-phosphate phosphoribosyltransferase, giving the protein MAASPVSRRRVWAGVVRSLRPHQWVKNVLLFAALVFSQRAGDPHAVLRATAGFFLFCLLSSFVYLVNDVVDREADRLHPVKRSRPIASGLVPLPLALALAAGLAAAGLAGSALLGLGFLAAAVAYAAVSLAYCLALKRVVILDVMVLASGYALRAVAGAEAIDVEFSSWLLLCTSLLALFLGFCKRRQELTSLEGDATRHRAVLAGYTEPFLDQMIAVVTASTVVAYTFYALSEEVARKLGTPYLGLTVPFVLYGIFRYFYLVHVRGEGGRPARELVADRPLVVNILLYGLTVFALLYVVPRLAPGG; this is encoded by the coding sequence ATGGCCGCCTCCCCGGTGTCCCGACGCAGGGTGTGGGCCGGGGTGGTCCGGTCGCTCAGGCCGCACCAGTGGGTGAAGAACGTTCTCCTGTTCGCGGCGCTCGTCTTCTCCCAGAGAGCCGGAGATCCGCACGCCGTCCTGAGGGCCACCGCGGGGTTCTTCCTCTTCTGCCTCCTGAGCTCGTTCGTCTACCTCGTCAACGACGTGGTCGACCGGGAGGCCGACCGGCTCCACCCGGTCAAGCGGAGCCGGCCGATCGCCTCAGGTCTCGTGCCCCTGCCGCTGGCGCTCGCCCTGGCAGCGGGTCTGGCCGCCGCCGGCCTCGCCGGGAGCGCGCTGCTCGGGCTCGGGTTCCTCGCTGCGGCGGTGGCCTATGCCGCCGTCTCGCTGGCGTATTGCCTGGCGCTGAAGCGGGTGGTGATTCTCGACGTGATGGTGCTGGCGTCGGGGTACGCCCTGCGGGCCGTGGCCGGGGCGGAGGCGATCGACGTCGAGTTCTCGAGCTGGCTCCTGCTCTGCACCTCGCTCCTCGCCCTGTTCCTCGGTTTCTGCAAGCGGCGGCAGGAACTGACCAGCCTGGAGGGGGACGCGACGCGGCACCGGGCGGTGCTCGCCGGCTACACCGAGCCGTTCCTGGATCAGATGATCGCGGTGGTCACCGCTTCGACGGTCGTTGCCTACACGTTCTACGCGCTCTCGGAGGAGGTGGCGCGGAAGCTCGGAACGCCCTACCTCGGCCTGACGGTGCCGTTCGTGCTGTACGGGATCTTCCGCTACTTCTACCTCGTCCACGTCCGCGGTGAGGGCGGCCGCCCCGCGCGGGAACTCGTCGCCGACCGCCCCCTGGTGGTGAACATCCTCCTGTACGGCCTGACCGTCTTCGCCCTGCTGTACGTGGTTCCCCGGCTCGCCCCCGGGGGATGA
- a CDS encoding transcription elongation factor GreA, producing the protein MREIRERVERELKQLEHELRYELPKEIERATALGDLRENAEYHAALERQSYVRARIGQLKRRLSQLSTIRMSQIPRDRAGFGSIVDVVDVDSGEERRYELVAAEDGDPANGKLSINSPIGRALAGCSEGDLVTVRAPSGERTLEIVRVVTLHDREGADGDDAP; encoded by the coding sequence ATGCGGGAAATCCGGGAGCGTGTCGAGCGGGAGCTCAAGCAACTCGAGCACGAGTTGCGGTACGAGCTTCCCAAGGAGATCGAACGGGCGACCGCGCTGGGCGACCTGCGCGAGAACGCGGAGTACCACGCGGCGCTCGAGCGCCAGTCCTACGTGCGGGCCAGGATCGGCCAGCTCAAGCGGCGCCTGAGTCAGCTTTCGACGATCCGCATGTCGCAGATTCCCCGCGACCGCGCCGGGTTCGGTTCGATCGTGGACGTCGTCGACGTCGACTCGGGAGAGGAACGGCGGTACGAGCTGGTGGCCGCCGAGGACGGGGATCCGGCCAACGGCAAGCTTTCCATCAACTCGCCGATCGGGCGGGCTCTCGCGGGCTGCTCGGAGGGGGACCTGGTGACCGTCCGGGCGCCGTCCGGGGAACGGACGCTGGAGATCGTGCGCGTGGTGACGCTGCACGACCGCGAGGGAGCGGACGGCGACGACGCGCCGTGA
- a CDS encoding TlpA family protein disulfide reductase, with the protein MPRSGDPIAPPRRRAAPARDYRMAAGRRPAARRAKIAAFEAWRRQPGAGLRGRRKRRRAEETDVTGSRLVRRTVPAGLALALGAALLLSGCTATAEKTCEPRDLLRAGEKAPPLEVKDASGGRVVVNDLIAGKVALVDVWATWCAPCLAALPHLEAMDRKYGDRGFEVVGIMIDSNAMSIGPSFVAQRDVGYQVLYDDDAAEFSCAWGDVIGIPTLLLIDRDGTVADVFTGVNDLEAIERRVQELLGGPEGPAEEPRA; encoded by the coding sequence ATGCCCCGCTCCGGTGACCCCATCGCTCCTCCCCGGCGCCGCGCGGCGCCGGCGCGCGATTATCGCATGGCGGCGGGGCGGCGCCCCGCCGCGCGCCGGGCTAAGATCGCCGCCTTCGAGGCGTGGAGGAGGCAGCCGGGCGCCGGGCTGCGGGGGCGCAGGAAACGACGGCGCGCGGAGGAGACCGACGTGACCGGAAGCAGGCTGGTTCGGCGGACGGTTCCGGCGGGGCTCGCCCTGGCGCTCGGGGCCGCCCTGCTCCTGAGCGGATGCACGGCGACGGCGGAAAAAACGTGCGAGCCGCGCGACCTTCTGCGCGCCGGCGAGAAGGCTCCGCCGCTCGAGGTGAAGGACGCCAGCGGCGGCCGAGTGGTGGTCAACGACCTGATCGCCGGGAAGGTGGCCCTCGTCGACGTCTGGGCGACCTGGTGCGCTCCGTGTCTGGCGGCGCTTCCGCATCTGGAGGCGATGGACCGGAAGTACGGGGACCGCGGCTTCGAGGTCGTCGGCATCATGATCGACAGCAACGCCATGAGCATCGGCCCGAGCTTCGTGGCGCAGCGGGACGTCGGGTATCAGGTCCTCTACGACGACGACGCGGCGGAATTCTCGTGCGCCTGGGGGGACGTGATCGGTATCCCGACGCTTCTGTTGATCGACCGCGACGGGACGGTGGCCGACGTTTTCACCGGGGTGAACGATCTGGAGGCGATCGAGCGCCGCGTCCAGGAGCTGCTCGGCGGCCCGGAGGGCCCGGCGGAGGAGCCCCGGGCGTGA
- a CDS encoding DNA-binding protein produces MGSPERGIAVFGGVEAEPGDAAYELARRVGCLVAERGLPVVTGGYGGVMEAASRGAREAGGEAVGVTCAAFRGRTPNPYLTLEIEEPTLSARTERLVALSRGFVVLAGRAGTLAELAYLWAALRAGVIAAPVAILDDAWSALYRELVRSGRLDERPRRATRVARDADEAVAIASGGGSG; encoded by the coding sequence ATGGGGTCACCGGAGCGGGGCATCGCCGTCTTCGGCGGCGTCGAGGCGGAACCCGGTGACGCCGCCTACGAGCTGGCCCGCCGGGTGGGGTGCCTCGTCGCCGAGCGCGGTCTGCCGGTCGTGACCGGCGGTTACGGCGGCGTGATGGAGGCCGCCAGCCGAGGGGCCCGCGAGGCCGGGGGGGAGGCGGTGGGGGTGACCTGCGCGGCGTTCCGCGGGCGGACGCCGAATCCCTACCTCACTCTCGAGATCGAGGAGCCGACGCTTTCGGCGAGGACCGAGCGGCTGGTCGCCCTCTCGCGCGGGTTCGTGGTGCTCGCGGGTCGCGCCGGGACCCTCGCCGAACTCGCCTACCTGTGGGCCGCGTTGCGGGCCGGCGTGATCGCCGCGCCGGTGGCGATCCTGGACGACGCCTGGTCCGCCCTGTACCGTGAGCTGGTCCGCTCCGGGCGCCTCGACGAGCGCCCGCGCCGGGCGACGCGGGTCGCCCGGGACGCCGACGAGGCGGTGGCGATCGCCTCGGGCGGAGGATCGGGATGA
- the lepB gene encoding signal peptidase I translates to MSEPAGGAPPKGVIREYVETIAVCVLFLVFARTFVFMQSKIPTESMLNTLLVGDYILVNRNVYGAPGDGGGLAILGQRPIRRQDVIVFRYPEDPDVDFVKRVIALPGETIRIDAGRVYVDGEPLDEPYVRRTVSLDRTYFGPYKVPKDAYFVMGDNRTNSRDSRVWGPVPRAMVKGRAFFVWFSYKEDRNDHLRTGWRRLYSIGKKLVHFPTRTRWHRLFSLIR, encoded by the coding sequence ATGAGCGAACCGGCCGGAGGCGCGCCTCCGAAGGGGGTGATCCGCGAGTACGTGGAAACGATCGCGGTGTGCGTGCTCTTCCTCGTCTTCGCCCGCACCTTCGTGTTCATGCAGTCGAAGATCCCCACCGAGTCGATGCTGAACACCCTCCTCGTCGGGGACTACATCCTCGTCAACCGGAACGTCTACGGCGCTCCCGGGGACGGCGGCGGACTGGCGATCCTCGGGCAGCGCCCGATCCGCCGGCAGGACGTGATCGTCTTCCGCTACCCCGAGGATCCCGACGTGGACTTCGTGAAGCGGGTCATCGCGCTGCCGGGCGAGACGATCCGGATCGACGCGGGACGCGTGTACGTGGACGGCGAACCGCTCGACGAGCCGTACGTCCGCCGGACGGTCAGCCTGGACCGGACCTACTTCGGGCCCTACAAGGTGCCGAAGGACGCCTACTTCGTGATGGGCGACAACCGCACGAACTCCAGGGACTCGCGCGTCTGGGGTCCGGTGCCGCGGGCGATGGTCAAGGGACGGGCGTTCTTCGTCTGGTTCTCGTACAAGGAAGACCGGAACGATCACCTCCGGACGGGCTGGCGCCGGCTCTACTCGATCGGCAAGAAGCTCGTTCACTTTCCCACCCGCACGCGCTGGCATCGCCTGTTCTCCCTGATCCGCTGA
- a CDS encoding DUF4388 domain-containing protein, with translation MAAVAAGAELTFPAEGRLAQYPLPSLLGWLGRLRATGALDVTRRKLVRRFVLEEGRVLVVVSNALEDRLYEWARESGRLDVEDWKAVSLEQRLARRPLAGAVLVERGLATPGQVRGWLRDQIVELLCEAAAWRDARYALHAGRAELGEEPTADLPAVAAALEVARRVAPPRRPVLPPYVVARIGAEELEGIELRPEERALLERAKEPIALGALAPERDTAGLEVLWAAGLLAEAEPPRHAAETHHVREEELQEWLKAAAAEQLERLLGVEPGADVDEVRRGYYRTVRRFHPDRFRGGPLARYHKQVESAFRLVHEALKILTDPAEYRAWQQRRRQKVARRPEEMARQRLALARAAARAGNRAQAVEHLERAMEDHPDDAEVAFHLALLLIGNPRRRREAAGLLEDLAKRHPHRADILAAWGIALKRLGEGDRAVAAITRALALDRHQLIARAARNDEAALERLRDDPFLGPLFRS, from the coding sequence ATGGCGGCGGTGGCTGCCGGAGCGGAGCTGACCTTTCCCGCCGAGGGGCGGCTGGCGCAGTATCCCCTGCCCTCTCTCCTCGGGTGGCTCGGTCGGCTCCGGGCCACCGGCGCGCTCGACGTCACGCGCCGGAAGCTCGTCCGGCGGTTCGTGCTCGAGGAGGGGCGGGTTCTCGTCGTCGTCTCCAACGCCCTCGAGGACCGCCTGTACGAGTGGGCCCGCGAGTCGGGTCGCCTCGACGTCGAGGACTGGAAGGCCGTGTCGCTCGAGCAGCGCCTGGCGCGCCGGCCCCTGGCCGGAGCCGTCCTGGTGGAGCGCGGTCTGGCGACCCCCGGCCAGGTGCGGGGGTGGTTGCGCGACCAGATCGTCGAGCTGCTGTGCGAGGCGGCCGCGTGGCGCGACGCTCGCTACGCCCTGCACGCCGGTCGGGCCGAGCTGGGTGAAGAGCCGACGGCGGACCTGCCCGCCGTCGCGGCGGCCCTCGAGGTGGCCCGCCGCGTCGCCCCGCCCCGCCGGCCGGTTCTGCCGCCCTACGTGGTCGCCCGGATCGGCGCGGAGGAGCTCGAGGGAATCGAACTCCGGCCTGAGGAGCGGGCGCTTCTCGAACGAGCGAAGGAGCCGATCGCGCTCGGCGCCCTCGCCCCCGAGCGCGATACGGCCGGGCTCGAGGTCCTCTGGGCGGCGGGCCTCCTGGCGGAGGCCGAGCCTCCCCGGCATGCCGCGGAGACGCATCACGTCCGCGAAGAGGAGCTGCAGGAGTGGCTCAAGGCGGCGGCGGCCGAGCAGCTCGAGCGGCTCTTGGGCGTCGAGCCCGGCGCGGACGTGGACGAAGTGCGCCGCGGGTACTACCGCACCGTGCGCCGCTTCCATCCCGACCGCTTCCGGGGCGGGCCCCTCGCCCGGTATCACAAACAGGTGGAAAGCGCCTTCCGGCTCGTGCACGAGGCGTTGAAGATCCTGACCGATCCGGCCGAGTACCGCGCCTGGCAGCAGCGCCGGCGGCAGAAGGTCGCACGCCGGCCGGAGGAGATGGCCCGGCAGCGGCTCGCGCTCGCCCGCGCCGCAGCGCGCGCGGGAAATCGGGCACAGGCGGTCGAGCACCTCGAACGCGCCATGGAGGATCACCCGGACGACGCCGAGGTGGCGTTCCACCTGGCGCTGCTGCTGATCGGCAACCCGCGGCGCCGGCGTGAGGCAGCGGGGCTGCTGGAGGACCTCGCCAAGCGCCATCCGCACCGCGCGGACATCCTCGCCGCGTGGGGCATCGCCCTCAAGCGCCTCGGCGAGGGGGACCGCGCCGTCGCGGCGATCACGCGGGCCCTCGCCCTCGACCGCCACCAGCTGATCGCCCGGGCGGCCCGTAACGACGAGGCCGCTCTCGAGCGGTTGCGCGACGATCCGTTTCTCGGCCCCCTATTCCGGAGCTGA
- a CDS encoding alpha/beta hydrolase translates to MAGGGAARRGCRGHDRAAGPGGIVTPGRRAALLGAAAAPFLLAAALTAFPELALGTWRLAARWRYGARAGEIEAGDARLRYLEVGRGRPVLLLHGLRGEGTVLLPLARELARRGFRAVTIDLPGHGRSPAPIRPLDIGAAANLLLEAAGRLEMGPRPALVGHSLGGWIVAYAALRDPGRCGPVVLVSSPGLPFDPPPLPQLLSTTVAQARASLPLLFARPPRFVPAPLLWIAVRRPAGTSAALLASALSGRFLLDGLLEGLAVPALVIFGEQDRLVPPRIGREMADRIGTRFEIVPGAGHMVVWERPAATAERIGAFLAAPPSAPE, encoded by the coding sequence GTGGCGGGAGGCGGAGCCGCACGAAGGGGGTGCCGGGGCCACGATCGTGCGGCTGGCCCGGGAGGAATCGTGACGCCGGGACGCCGCGCCGCTCTCCTCGGCGCCGCGGCGGCGCCCTTCCTGCTGGCGGCCGCGCTCACCGCCTTTCCCGAGCTGGCGTTGGGAACCTGGCGGCTCGCGGCGCGATGGCGCTACGGAGCGCGCGCGGGGGAGATCGAGGCCGGGGACGCGCGCCTGCGATACCTGGAGGTCGGCCGCGGCCGGCCCGTTCTGCTCCTGCACGGCCTTCGGGGGGAGGGGACGGTTCTCCTTCCTCTCGCCCGGGAACTGGCGCGCCGCGGTTTCCGGGCCGTGACCATCGACCTTCCGGGTCACGGCCGTTCCCCGGCACCCATCCGGCCGCTCGACATCGGCGCCGCCGCGAACCTGCTGCTCGAGGCGGCCGGGCGGCTCGAGATGGGCCCGAGGCCCGCGCTCGTGGGGCATTCGCTCGGCGGGTGGATCGTCGCCTACGCCGCGCTTCGGGACCCGGGGCGGTGCGGGCCGGTCGTGCTGGTTTCCTCTCCCGGGCTGCCCTTCGATCCGCCACCGCTCCCCCAGCTGCTGTCCACGACCGTCGCCCAGGCCCGCGCGAGCCTCCCGCTTCTGTTCGCCCGGCCGCCCCGCTTCGTGCCGGCGCCGCTGCTGTGGATCGCGGTGCGGCGCCCGGCGGGGACCTCCGCTGCGCTGCTCGCGTCCGCCCTGTCCGGCCGGTTCCTCCTCGACGGCCTGCTCGAAGGGCTCGCCGTGCCGGCCCTGGTCATCTTCGGCGAGCAGGACCGGCTGGTCCCGCCCCGGATCGGCCGGGAGATGGCCGATCGCATCGGCACCCGATTCGAGATCGTTCCGGGGGCCGGCCACATGGTGGTGTGGGAGCGTCCGGCCGCCACGGCGGAGCGGATCGGCGCCTTCCTCGCCGCGCCGCCGTCAGCTCCGGAATAG